The Amycolatopsis sp. DG1A-15b genome window below encodes:
- a CDS encoding CoA-transferase subunit beta codes for MSAQYSSDEMMSVAAARALGDGMSCFVGIGLPSKAANLARRAHAPNLTLIYESGCLGAKPSRLPLSIGDGELADTADAVISVPEVFNYWLQPGRIDVGFLGAAQLDKFGNINTTVIGSDYHDPKVRLPGAGGAPEIAASCGEVFIVLRQNPRAFVEKVDFVTSFGHGTGKGDREKLGLPGQGPTLVVTDLGLLRPDPETAELTLTQLHPGVDLDSAIAATGWKLKVADDLETTPAPTEQELTLLRDLEKASA; via the coding sequence ATGAGTGCCCAGTACTCCTCCGACGAGATGATGAGCGTCGCGGCGGCCCGCGCCCTCGGCGACGGCATGTCCTGCTTCGTCGGCATCGGCCTGCCGAGCAAGGCGGCGAACCTCGCCCGCCGCGCGCACGCGCCTAACCTGACGCTGATCTACGAATCCGGCTGCCTGGGCGCGAAGCCGTCCCGCCTGCCGCTGTCCATCGGCGACGGCGAGCTGGCCGACACGGCGGACGCGGTGATCAGCGTGCCGGAGGTGTTCAACTACTGGCTCCAGCCCGGCCGCATCGACGTGGGTTTCCTGGGCGCGGCCCAGCTGGACAAGTTCGGCAACATCAACACGACGGTGATCGGCTCGGACTACCACGACCCCAAGGTCAGGTTGCCGGGCGCGGGCGGCGCCCCGGAGATCGCGGCCTCGTGTGGCGAGGTGTTCATCGTCCTGCGCCAGAACCCCCGGGCTTTCGTGGAGAAGGTCGACTTCGTGACGTCGTTCGGCCACGGAACCGGCAAGGGCGACCGCGAGAAGCTCGGCCTCCCCGGCCAAGGCCCGACACTGGTGGTGACGGACCTGGGCCTGCTGCGTCCCGACCCCGAGACCGCGGAGCTCACCCTGACGCAGCTCCACCCCGGCGTGGACCTCGACAGCGCCATCGCGGCCACGGGGTGGAAACTGAAGGTGGCCGATGACCTCGAGACCACCCCGGCGCCCACGGAGCAGGAGCTGACCCTCCTGCGAGACCTGGAGAAGGCAAGCGCATGA
- a CDS encoding thiolase family protein, with protein MTDVYILDAIRTPFGRYGGALAGVRPDDLAAGVLRALAQRNDLDPSTVDEVTLGDANGAGEDNRNVARMAALLAGWPTTVPGSTVNRLCGSGLDAAIQASRAIQTGDASLVVAGGVESMTRSPLVMPKPEKAFPTGNQTLYNTALGWRMVNPAMPSQWTISLGESTEQLAERYGIGRDEQDAFAARSHVNAAKAWDEGFYDDLVVPVEGVDLARDEGIRPDSSAEKLAKLKPVFRKENGTVTAGNASPLNDGASALLLGDEAAASRLGKAPLARIAGRGAAGVDPDVFGIGPVRAAEIALERAGIGWDDLAAVELNEAFAAQSLACLRDWKDLDPEIVNTHGGAIAIGHPLGASGGRILGTLAHDLHRRGGGWGLAAICIGVGQGLAVVLEGR; from the coding sequence ATGACCGACGTCTACATCCTCGACGCGATCCGCACCCCGTTCGGCCGCTACGGCGGCGCGCTGGCCGGCGTCCGCCCCGACGACCTCGCCGCCGGAGTCCTGCGCGCTCTGGCACAGCGCAACGACCTCGACCCGTCCACAGTGGACGAAGTCACCCTCGGCGACGCGAACGGGGCGGGCGAGGACAACCGCAACGTCGCCCGCATGGCCGCTCTCCTCGCCGGCTGGCCCACGACCGTCCCCGGCAGCACGGTCAACCGTCTCTGCGGCTCCGGCCTCGACGCGGCCATCCAGGCCAGCCGCGCGATCCAGACCGGCGACGCCTCCCTCGTCGTCGCCGGCGGCGTCGAGTCCATGACCCGCTCGCCGCTGGTCATGCCGAAGCCGGAGAAGGCGTTCCCCACGGGCAACCAGACCCTGTACAACACCGCGCTCGGCTGGCGCATGGTCAACCCGGCGATGCCCTCGCAGTGGACGATCTCCCTCGGCGAGTCCACCGAGCAGCTCGCCGAGCGCTACGGCATCGGCCGCGACGAGCAGGACGCCTTCGCCGCCCGCAGCCACGTCAACGCCGCCAAGGCGTGGGACGAGGGCTTCTACGACGACCTGGTCGTCCCGGTCGAGGGCGTCGACCTGGCCCGCGACGAAGGCATCCGCCCGGACTCCAGCGCCGAGAAGCTCGCCAAGCTGAAGCCCGTGTTCCGCAAGGAAAACGGCACGGTCACCGCGGGCAACGCCTCCCCGCTGAACGACGGCGCCTCGGCCCTCCTCCTCGGCGACGAGGCGGCCGCGAGCCGTCTGGGCAAGGCCCCGCTCGCCCGGATCGCCGGCCGCGGCGCGGCGGGCGTCGACCCGGACGTCTTCGGCATCGGCCCGGTGCGCGCGGCGGAGATCGCCCTCGAACGCGCCGGCATCGGCTGGGACGACCTGGCCGCGGTCGAGCTCAACGAGGCGTTCGCCGCGCAGTCGCTGGCCTGCCTGCGCGACTGGAAGGACCTCGACCCGGAGATCGTGAACACCCACGGCGGCGCGATCGCCATCGGGCACCCGCTCGGCGCGTCCGGCGGCCGGATCCTCGGCACCTTGGCGCACGACCTGCACCGCCGCGGCGGGGGCTGGGGCCTGGCCGCCATCTGCATCGGCGTCGGCCAGGGGCTGGC